One segment of Anatilimnocola aggregata DNA contains the following:
- a CDS encoding DUF1559 family PulG-like putative transporter produces the protein MQPSRCPHPRRAGAGFTLVELLVVIAIIGVLVALLLPAVQAAREAARRAQCTNQLKQLGLACHNFHDSFNSIPAVDLADAYAPWAVFLLPYIEQTAQANNWDMRKRYYEQAANAGSQLKVLNCPTRPQGLRDKTKGQSRTYTTSLTGPPGYSDYAACEGTNPGVVLPDTEQFDGAFRRSFAPILTCPPNPPVQQTSWANSGGCAADGGVFDSWQLLSNFRVFSDGLTATLMIGEMHVAVKSEASGPVWNGDYQSQYRRYAGHKGTQDPVTLRWATELGLVTDPELYGGSDWNLRFGSQHPGICSFALADGSVRAISNTINIDTLHRLSVRADGAVVGDY, from the coding sequence ATGCAACCGTCTCGTTGTCCCCACCCTCGGCGCGCCGGTGCCGGCTTCACGCTGGTGGAGTTACTGGTGGTCATTGCGATCATCGGTGTTCTGGTCGCTCTGTTACTGCCTGCTGTGCAGGCCGCGCGCGAGGCTGCTCGCCGTGCGCAATGCACGAATCAGCTGAAGCAACTCGGGCTTGCTTGCCACAATTTTCACGACAGCTTTAATTCGATTCCGGCCGTTGATCTGGCCGACGCCTATGCACCATGGGCCGTCTTTTTGTTGCCCTACATCGAGCAGACAGCGCAAGCCAACAACTGGGACATGCGCAAGCGTTACTACGAACAGGCTGCCAATGCAGGCTCGCAGTTGAAGGTGTTGAATTGCCCGACGCGGCCGCAAGGGTTGCGCGACAAGACGAAGGGGCAGTCGCGAACTTATACCACCAGCTTGACCGGGCCACCGGGGTACTCGGACTATGCGGCTTGCGAAGGGACGAACCCCGGCGTTGTATTGCCGGATACCGAGCAATTTGATGGCGCGTTTCGGCGGTCCTTCGCGCCCATCCTGACTTGCCCACCCAACCCACCGGTACAACAAACTAGCTGGGCCAACTCGGGCGGCTGTGCGGCCGACGGTGGAGTGTTCGATAGTTGGCAACTCCTGTCGAACTTCCGCGTCTTTAGCGACGGTCTGACGGCGACGCTGATGATCGGTGAGATGCATGTCGCAGTGAAGTCGGAAGCTTCGGGCCCGGTTTGGAACGGCGACTATCAAAGCCAGTATCGGCGCTATGCCGGGCACAAAGGTACGCAGGATCCCGTCACACTGCGTTGGGCTACCGAGTTGGGGTTAGTCACCGACCCCGAACTCTATGGTGGTAGCGATTGGAACTTAAGGTTCGGTAGCCAGCACCCTGGCATTTGCAGTTTTGCCTTGGCCGACGGCAGCGTACGCGCGATCTCGAACACCATCAACATCGATACCTTGCATCGCCTGTCAGTCCGCGCCGATGGTGCCGTGGTCGGCGATTACTAA
- a CDS encoding class I SAM-dependent rRNA methyltransferase, which yields MSADLQPATDSASQSGQPVARVVLKPKKALPFYGRHPWVLAGAVDRVEPTTLAGEHLVAVDGQVVDLCNEKGKFIARGMYNSHSRIRVRLFTWREDELLDTEFFRRRLCAAIAMRQQLGYEVTPQQIAAGLSRSETATRMVFSEADGLSGLVIDRYGDYLVLQPTSLAMQLRAEMLVSILQQELQPRAIILRGEKTSMQLEGMEATPDRHWGELPETPIVIRENGIAYEVDLREGQKTGFYLDQRDNRAVAARYLQGRKVLDLFCYTGGFALNAAKLGAAEVIGIDGSKKAIAQAERNAEINGLPVKFEVGDGFQTLDQMAAENRRFEAIVLDPPKFARSRSGVNAALQAYHRLNRSAVTLLSPGGILVTNSCSGTVTPEDFRLMLSGVAQKTGRDIQLLEQRGAAADHPVAATCLETEYLKCFICRVA from the coding sequence ATGTCTGCCGATCTTCAGCCTGCGACCGATTCTGCCAGCCAATCTGGCCAGCCTGTGGCCCGGGTCGTACTCAAGCCGAAGAAAGCCCTGCCGTTTTATGGTCGTCACCCTTGGGTGCTGGCCGGGGCAGTGGATCGCGTCGAACCCACCACTCTCGCCGGCGAACATTTGGTGGCCGTCGATGGCCAAGTGGTCGACCTCTGCAACGAGAAGGGCAAGTTCATCGCCCGCGGCATGTATAACAGCCACAGCCGCATTCGCGTCCGCCTCTTCACCTGGCGCGAAGACGAACTGCTCGATACGGAGTTCTTCCGCCGCCGCCTGTGCGCCGCAATCGCCATGCGCCAGCAGTTGGGCTATGAAGTCACGCCTCAGCAAATCGCAGCTGGACTCAGTCGCAGCGAAACCGCAACTCGCATGGTCTTTAGCGAAGCAGACGGTCTGAGCGGACTGGTGATCGATCGTTACGGCGATTATCTGGTGCTGCAGCCCACCTCGCTGGCTATGCAACTGCGGGCCGAGATGCTCGTCAGCATTCTGCAACAAGAACTGCAGCCCCGCGCGATCATCCTCCGCGGCGAGAAGACGTCGATGCAATTGGAAGGGATGGAAGCGACGCCGGATCGCCATTGGGGCGAGCTGCCCGAGACGCCGATCGTCATTCGCGAGAATGGCATCGCCTATGAAGTCGACCTGCGCGAAGGGCAGAAAACCGGCTTCTATCTCGACCAGCGCGATAACCGCGCGGTCGCTGCCCGCTACTTGCAAGGTCGCAAAGTGCTCGATCTGTTTTGCTATACCGGTGGCTTCGCGCTGAATGCCGCCAAGCTGGGCGCTGCCGAAGTGATTGGCATCGACGGCAGCAAGAAGGCCATTGCGCAGGCCGAGCGAAATGCGGAGATCAACGGCCTGCCCGTGAAATTCGAAGTCGGCGACGGCTTTCAGACGCTGGACCAAATGGCTGCCGAGAATCGACGCTTCGAGGCAATCGTTCTCGATCCGCCCAAGTTCGCCCGCAGTCGCAGCGGCGTGAATGCGGCGCTGCAGGCCTATCATCGGCTCAATCGCTCGGCCGTAACGCTGTTGTCGCCCGGCGGCATTCTCGTTACCAACAGTTGCTCGGGCACAGTCACTCCGGAAGACTTTCGCCTGATGCTCAGCGGCGTCGCTCAGAAGACCGGCCGCGATATTCAACTTCTGGAACAACGCGGTGCGGCCGCCGATCATCCTGTGGCTGCTACCTGCCTCGAGACCGAATATCTCAAGTGCTTCATCTGCCGCGTGGCCTAG
- a CDS encoding peptide chain release factor 3: protein MFEVDPVVAREAQRRRTFAIISHPDAGKTTLTEKLLLYGGCVEIAGAVRGRKSQRAATSDWMELEKQRGISVSSTVLSFDFEGYRINLLDTPGHHDFSEDTYRTLMAADCAVMVIDLAKGVEAQTEKLFRVCAMRHIPVLTFVNKVDRTGQEPLAMLANIEEKLGIHAVPFNWPLGTGPDFRGIVDRLTGDAHLFDRNSGEQRIAFDTKPFAELTAEDIDPIVREQAAEEWELVLSAGDDLDPALIMQGMMTPVFFGSAYTNFGIEHFLHGFLKLCPPPQPRKSDHGLIPVDRPEFSGFVFKLQANLDPRHRDLVAFLRVCSGKFEREMEVVHPRTGKKIKLPRAHRLFAQGRETMDEGYPGDIIGLVNPGEFRLGDTICGGRQVNFEPLPQFPPENFAILRCEDTLRRKQFARGLEQLINEGAIQCFTRPGGGQAEPILAAVGVLQFDVVKFRLQSEYNTATSLSWLPYKMVRWIDGPADNLKDLKLPYSTRRVVDHYGKEAVLFESKWDVEYTQRENPKVTFSAVSSSGFLAAD from the coding sequence ATGTTTGAGGTTGATCCAGTCGTCGCGCGCGAAGCTCAGCGGCGACGTACGTTCGCGATTATTTCGCACCCGGATGCCGGCAAAACCACGCTGACCGAGAAGCTGCTCTTGTACGGCGGTTGTGTCGAAATTGCCGGCGCGGTTCGCGGTCGCAAGTCGCAGCGGGCGGCCACCAGCGACTGGATGGAACTCGAAAAGCAGCGTGGCATTTCGGTCAGTTCGACCGTTCTCAGCTTCGACTTTGAAGGGTATCGCATCAACCTGCTCGATACGCCGGGGCACCATGACTTCAGCGAAGATACGTATCGCACCTTGATGGCTGCTGACTGCGCTGTGATGGTGATTGACCTGGCGAAGGGGGTCGAAGCGCAGACCGAGAAGTTGTTTCGCGTCTGTGCCATGCGGCACATTCCTGTGCTGACGTTCGTGAACAAGGTCGATCGCACCGGGCAAGAACCGCTGGCAATGCTGGCGAATATCGAAGAGAAGCTGGGAATCCACGCGGTGCCGTTCAATTGGCCGCTGGGAACCGGCCCCGATTTTCGCGGCATTGTCGACCGCCTCACTGGGGACGCACACTTGTTCGATCGCAACAGCGGCGAACAGCGAATTGCCTTCGACACCAAGCCCTTCGCCGAACTGACTGCGGAAGATATCGATCCCATTGTGAGGGAGCAAGCGGCCGAAGAATGGGAACTGGTGCTGAGTGCAGGTGATGATCTTGATCCCGCGCTCATCATGCAAGGGATGATGACGCCGGTCTTTTTCGGCAGTGCATATACCAACTTCGGTATCGAACACTTTCTCCACGGCTTTCTCAAGCTTTGTCCGCCACCACAACCTCGAAAAAGCGATCATGGACTGATACCCGTCGATCGCCCCGAATTCTCGGGCTTCGTTTTCAAACTGCAAGCGAACCTCGACCCGCGCCATCGCGATCTGGTCGCATTCTTGCGCGTCTGCTCCGGCAAGTTTGAGCGCGAGATGGAAGTGGTGCACCCGCGCACCGGCAAAAAGATCAAGCTGCCCCGCGCTCATCGACTGTTTGCGCAAGGTCGCGAGACGATGGACGAAGGTTATCCCGGCGATATCATCGGACTCGTAAATCCTGGCGAGTTTCGGTTGGGCGATACCATTTGTGGTGGGCGCCAGGTCAATTTCGAGCCGTTACCGCAGTTTCCGCCCGAGAACTTCGCGATTCTACGTTGCGAAGATACGCTGCGCCGCAAGCAATTTGCCCGCGGCCTGGAACAGCTGATTAACGAGGGAGCCATTCAGTGCTTCACGCGACCCGGAGGTGGACAGGCAGAGCCGATTCTGGCGGCGGTCGGTGTACTGCAGTTCGATGTCGTGAAGTTTCGCCTGCAAAGTGAATACAACACGGCTACCAGTTTGAGTTGGCTCCCTTACAAGATGGTCCGCTGGATCGACGGACCGGCTGACAACTTGAAGGATTTGAAGTTGCCGTATTCCACGCGGCGGGTGGTCGATCACTACGGCAAAGAGGCAGTGCTCTTTGAGTCGAAGTGGGACGTGGAATACACCCAGCGGGAAAATCCCAAGGTTACGTTCTCAGCCGTCAGCAGTTCTGGATTTCTCGCCGCGGATTAA
- a CDS encoding nucleotide sugar dehydrogenase, with protein MTGTFSQLQTAIKGHTAIVGVVGLGYVGLPLVRTFVQAGFRTLGFDLDTRKVNKLQAGESYIGHLPGEWIAEMIAAEKFAATSDMDQLAAADAILICVPTPLTDSRDPDLSYVENTAREIAKRLRPGQLIVLESTTYPGTTRQIALPILAESGLQLGSDFFLAYSPEREDPGNPNYSTQRIPKVVGGADGASGQLADLLYSQAVVQTVPVENCEIAEACKILENVYRAVNIAMVNELKVLFDRLEIDIWAVIAAAKTKPFGFQAFYPGPGLGGHCIPIDPFYLSWLARKHESPARFIELAGEINWEMPRYVVQKVSDALNDAAKPVRGSKLGILGVAYKKDVDDPRESPAFRIIEMLEDRGAIISYHDPHVLQLPKMRHYRVPDLASQPLTPAWLAAQDAVLIVTDHSAVDYSLVVEHAALIIDTRNATSRVTSGQEKIRQA; from the coding sequence ATGACTGGCACTTTTTCGCAGTTGCAAACGGCCATCAAAGGCCACACCGCCATAGTGGGGGTGGTTGGATTGGGCTATGTCGGCCTGCCGCTGGTCCGGACCTTTGTCCAGGCGGGCTTTCGCACGTTGGGCTTCGATCTCGACACGCGCAAGGTGAATAAGTTGCAGGCGGGCGAAAGCTATATCGGCCATTTACCTGGCGAGTGGATTGCCGAGATGATTGCGGCCGAAAAGTTTGCCGCGACCAGCGATATGGACCAATTAGCTGCCGCCGATGCGATTCTGATCTGCGTCCCCACGCCACTCACCGACAGCCGCGATCCCGATTTGTCGTACGTCGAGAACACTGCCCGCGAAATTGCGAAGCGACTGCGCCCCGGGCAGTTGATCGTGCTCGAAAGCACCACTTATCCCGGTACCACTCGCCAAATCGCTTTGCCGATCCTCGCTGAAAGTGGCCTCCAACTCGGCAGCGACTTCTTTCTCGCTTACAGCCCCGAGCGCGAAGACCCCGGCAATCCAAATTACTCCACTCAACGGATTCCCAAGGTCGTCGGCGGTGCGGACGGGGCGAGTGGGCAACTGGCCGATCTCCTTTATTCACAAGCCGTCGTGCAAACGGTTCCTGTCGAAAATTGCGAAATCGCTGAGGCCTGCAAGATTCTCGAAAACGTCTATCGCGCCGTGAACATCGCGATGGTCAACGAATTGAAGGTTCTCTTCGATCGGCTTGAAATTGACATTTGGGCGGTGATCGCCGCCGCCAAGACCAAACCCTTCGGCTTTCAGGCCTTCTATCCCGGTCCCGGTCTCGGCGGGCACTGCATTCCCATCGATCCGTTTTATCTCAGCTGGCTTGCGCGCAAGCACGAGAGCCCCGCTCGGTTCATCGAACTGGCTGGTGAAATCAATTGGGAAATGCCCCGCTATGTTGTGCAGAAGGTAAGCGACGCACTCAACGATGCAGCTAAGCCGGTGCGTGGCAGCAAGCTTGGCATCTTAGGCGTCGCCTACAAGAAAGATGTCGACGATCCGCGCGAAAGTCCGGCTTTCCGCATCATCGAGATGCTGGAAGATCGGGGCGCGATTATTTCTTATCACGACCCTCACGTGCTGCAGTTGCCAAAGATGCGGCACTATCGCGTTCCCGATCTGGCCAGCCAGCCGCTGACTCCCGCCTGGCTCGCCGCTCAAGATGCCGTGCTCATCGTCACCGACCACAGCGCCGTCGATTACTCCCTGGTTGTTGAGCACGCAGCGCTCATCATCGATACCCGCAACGCAACCAGTCGCGTGACGTCTGGGCAGGAAAAAATTCGGCAGGCCTAG
- a CDS encoding CRTAC1 family protein codes for MNRRSPFRLLALAAALSCSLPLSAAKFTAAAEPKTAFMFQDAGDSAGLFPAVAEIAGHGCGWGDVNGDGFPDLYVGTFGGMPYKSKSNQLFINKGGKFVKDEQPALQITGRANGAIFVDFDNDGDLDLYATNHAINSKKPETSHFMQPNTLFRNDENGKFTDVSKESGACVEGMACRSTSALDYDGDGLLDLLVGECFFQGGKSRTKLYRNEGKLKFKDVTKEVGLPDEITGFGVAAGDVNGDTRPDIFVSGRHHGNRLFLGSKAGKFEELPAANADFSWASFKDGDDTTCGVTFGDVNRDGLTDIVVGSHFSKPWFVGGIGVRLYLNRGVTGGLPKFEDVSQQVGLVGLPLKSPHVEIQDFDNDGWPEIYTSIVKFAENRPYPVIFKNNGVKDGLPQFATDALAVNDFPTEEDTKISGSGKFFEKMEAEKKIVYSAPGPTCDYDRDGKIDMFLPNWWTGLRSLLLKNETASGNYLDVTVQGKGKTNLQGIGSTVRIYEAGKLGQKEALLGQREIAVGFGYASGQEAAAHFGLGKATTCDVEVILPNDGGTLKAAGVAANQRLKVAQ; via the coding sequence ATGAATCGACGTTCTCCCTTTCGCCTGCTGGCTTTGGCCGCGGCTCTTTCCTGCTCACTTCCCCTCTCGGCTGCGAAATTCACTGCTGCCGCGGAGCCCAAAACCGCGTTCATGTTTCAGGATGCCGGCGATTCGGCCGGGCTGTTTCCGGCAGTCGCCGAGATCGCTGGCCATGGCTGCGGTTGGGGAGACGTCAACGGCGACGGATTTCCCGATTTGTACGTCGGGACATTTGGTGGCATGCCCTACAAGAGCAAGAGCAACCAGTTGTTCATCAACAAGGGTGGCAAGTTCGTGAAGGACGAACAGCCTGCGTTGCAAATCACCGGTCGGGCCAACGGGGCGATCTTCGTCGATTTCGATAACGACGGCGATCTCGACCTCTATGCCACCAACCACGCCATCAATAGCAAGAAGCCCGAGACGTCCCACTTCATGCAGCCCAACACGTTGTTTCGTAACGACGAAAACGGCAAGTTCACCGACGTCTCGAAAGAGTCCGGGGCCTGCGTCGAAGGGATGGCCTGCCGCAGCACCAGCGCGCTCGATTACGACGGCGATGGTCTGCTCGACCTGCTCGTCGGCGAATGCTTCTTTCAAGGTGGCAAGAGCCGCACCAAGCTCTATCGCAACGAAGGTAAATTGAAGTTCAAAGACGTGACCAAAGAAGTCGGCCTGCCCGACGAAATCACCGGCTTCGGCGTAGCTGCCGGCGATGTGAACGGCGACACGCGGCCCGATATCTTCGTCAGCGGTCGGCATCACGGCAATCGTCTGTTCCTGGGGAGCAAGGCTGGCAAGTTTGAAGAGTTGCCAGCCGCCAACGCCGATTTCTCCTGGGCCAGCTTCAAAGATGGCGACGACACAACCTGCGGTGTGACGTTTGGCGATGTGAATCGCGACGGGCTGACCGATATCGTTGTCGGCTCGCACTTCAGCAAGCCCTGGTTTGTTGGCGGCATTGGTGTGCGGTTGTATCTCAACCGCGGTGTGACCGGCGGGTTGCCCAAGTTCGAAGATGTCAGCCAGCAGGTTGGTCTCGTTGGGTTGCCGCTCAAGAGCCCGCACGTCGAAATTCAAGACTTCGACAACGACGGCTGGCCGGAGATTTACACCAGCATTGTCAAGTTCGCCGAGAATCGCCCCTATCCGGTGATCTTCAAAAACAACGGCGTCAAAGATGGGCTGCCGCAATTCGCGACCGATGCGCTCGCCGTGAATGACTTCCCGACTGAAGAAGACACCAAAATTTCGGGCTCCGGCAAGTTTTTCGAAAAGATGGAAGCCGAGAAGAAGATCGTCTATTCGGCACCTGGCCCGACTTGCGACTATGACCGCGATGGCAAGATCGATATGTTCCTGCCCAACTGGTGGACCGGTCTCCGCTCGCTACTGCTGAAGAACGAAACCGCCTCAGGCAACTACCTTGATGTGACCGTGCAAGGCAAAGGTAAGACCAATCTGCAAGGCATCGGCAGCACCGTTCGCATTTACGAAGCGGGCAAGCTGGGTCAGAAAGAGGCCCTGCTTGGCCAGCGCGAAATCGCCGTCGGCTTCGGCTACGCCTCGGGCCAAGAAGCGGCTGCCCACTTCGGCCTCGGCAAGGCGACGACCTGCGATGTCGAAGTAATTCTGCCTAACGACGGCGGCACACTCAAAGCAGCTGGCGTCGCCGCCAATCAACGGCTGAAAGTAGCACAGTAA
- a CDS encoding sigma-70 family RNA polymerase sigma factor: protein MLDEFDDDAVRTPEEDEGFAVQAVAELELDDDTADLDVVDGAADADAPVKLDDEELMSLGEDSESWSDDPVRMYLTQMGEIPLLTRAQEIYLAKKIEVTRRRFRTKLLECDYVIQQAYKVLKRVHEGELPFDRTVQVSVTDRLEKDQILGRLPHNLRSLEILLKRNRKDFLLAMSKSAAKTKRRIAWVRLSRRRRKCVRLVEELGLRTQRIEQMIRTLEDFNTRVIELRGKISAHVAAKLPAADRKNWQSELRNILVAAQETPASLAARVKLLKVVYTEYQQAKRELSEGNLRLVVSIAKKYRNRGLSFLDLIQEGNAGLMRAVDKFEYRRGFKFCTYATWWIRQAITRAVADQSRTIRIPVHMVETMSRVRNVSRQLLQELGREPTIEETARRAKTTVDEARRVLAMSRYPISLDRPVGNSEDSHFGDLLPDGTAESPATGASQEMLRNRINRVLKTLSYREREIIKLRYGLGDGYSYTLEEVGHIFKVTRERIRQIEAKAVRKLQQPSRSQELVGFLD from the coding sequence ATGCTCGATGAATTTGATGACGATGCCGTTCGCACTCCCGAGGAAGACGAAGGCTTTGCCGTGCAGGCAGTAGCCGAGTTGGAACTCGACGATGACACTGCGGACCTAGACGTCGTCGATGGCGCTGCCGACGCCGACGCGCCCGTCAAGCTCGACGATGAAGAACTGATGAGCCTGGGCGAAGACTCCGAATCGTGGTCGGATGACCCGGTTCGTATGTATCTGACCCAAATGGGCGAAATTCCGCTCCTCACCCGAGCTCAGGAAATTTACCTCGCCAAGAAGATCGAAGTCACCCGCCGCCGCTTCCGCACCAAGCTGCTGGAATGCGACTATGTGATTCAGCAAGCCTATAAGGTGCTGAAGCGCGTTCACGAAGGTGAATTGCCCTTCGACCGCACCGTGCAAGTCTCGGTGACCGACCGCCTGGAAAAAGACCAGATTCTCGGCCGGTTGCCCCACAACCTTCGTTCGCTCGAGATCCTTCTCAAGCGCAATCGCAAAGACTTCTTGCTCGCCATGAGCAAGAGTGCTGCCAAGACCAAGCGCCGCATTGCCTGGGTTCGCCTCTCGCGTCGTCGTCGCAAGTGCGTTCGCCTGGTCGAAGAGTTGGGTCTGCGGACCCAGCGCATCGAACAGATGATCCGCACGCTCGAAGACTTCAACACTCGCGTGATCGAACTCCGCGGCAAGATCAGCGCCCATGTCGCCGCCAAGCTCCCGGCTGCCGATCGCAAGAACTGGCAGAGCGAACTGCGGAACATCCTGGTCGCCGCGCAAGAAACTCCCGCCAGCCTCGCCGCTCGCGTCAAGTTGCTGAAGGTGGTCTACACCGAATATCAACAGGCCAAGCGCGAACTGTCGGAAGGCAACTTGCGACTCGTCGTCAGCATCGCCAAGAAGTATCGCAACCGTGGGCTCTCGTTCCTGGATCTGATTCAGGAAGGGAACGCCGGTTTGATGCGTGCGGTCGACAAGTTCGAATATCGCCGCGGTTTCAAGTTCTGCACGTACGCCACCTGGTGGATTCGTCAGGCCATTACCCGCGCAGTTGCCGACCAAAGCCGCACCATCCGCATTCCGGTTCATATGGTCGAAACCATGAGCCGCGTGCGCAATGTCTCGCGTCAGCTGCTCCAAGAACTGGGTCGCGAACCCACGATCGAAGAAACAGCTCGCCGCGCCAAGACGACCGTCGATGAAGCCCGCCGCGTGCTTGCCATGAGCCGTTACCCCATCAGCCTCGATAGGCCGGTGGGCAACAGCGAAGACAGCCACTTCGGCGATTTGCTCCCCGATGGCACCGCCGAAAGCCCGGCCACCGGCGCCTCGCAAGAGATGCTCCGCAACCGGATCAACCGCGTGCTGAAGACCCTCAGCTATCGCGAACGCGAGATCATCAAGCTCCGTTACGGCCTGGGCGACGGCTACAGCTACACGCTGGAAGAAGTCGGCCACATCTTCAAGGTGACCCGCGAACGGATCCGCCAGATCGAAGCCAAAGCCGTCCGCAAATTGCAGCAACCCAGCCGCAGCCAAGAACTGGTCGGCTTCCTCGACTAA
- a CDS encoding prenyltransferase/squalene oxidase repeat-containing protein — MAKFDPFRQDPQPGPGYPPPPAPFPVPPGAPGHVPPPAYGQNYGQPAYGQQYAAPQPPYPPTPYAQPGYPQPGYQQPNFPPQPGYPNPPQAAYYAQPTAVPGYGQPSYPPNPYAPPPPAAVPAYPTNYAPQAVPVAAPVPASPPDLPMSARAVPVPPAMPTPVPVRPVQAVAVQPAAVQAPVAPRPVQPQPVPARPVAAATTAAPVAPAANRPVPAASAVRPVLAPVKPKDDKPKVDKDAAADKPPGDPTEKVIKGAPPWMISLVVHMVMLIILALLVIPIHFKNQIFIESEPVFAEKLGEQIIDDQLQSPESLNMEIENPVLSFDTKPADDPLAAPPILEMTSVDATDSVDVIEAPSIGMALNGREAGSKKALLAAYGGNATTEESVRKALMWLKKNQKQDGSWSLVGPFSDPAGVENRVSATAMALLAFQGAGNTHKQGDFKKEVENGWKALKAMQNADGYFECDAAHHHRLYAQAQASIAACEIYGMTKDEQFKPVAQKAIDFAIRAQAPEGGWRYEPKIDSDTSVTGWYVMALQSGMMAGLEVPSPNVGLINEFLDRVQTNGGSHYMYKPGMEQTLTMTAEGLLCRQYLGWKHDDPRMIAGLDYVVANKIDYNDANVYYWYYATQAAHHMGGSHWKQWNQVMIQTVPSAQIKTGNETGSWSPSGDRWGSHGGRLYVTCLSTFMLEAYYRHMPLYKHKIETLK, encoded by the coding sequence ATGGCAAAATTTGATCCGTTTCGACAGGATCCGCAGCCAGGACCAGGCTATCCGCCCCCTCCTGCGCCGTTTCCGGTTCCTCCTGGTGCACCCGGACATGTTCCGCCGCCGGCGTACGGGCAAAACTACGGTCAGCCCGCTTATGGTCAGCAGTATGCTGCGCCGCAACCGCCATACCCACCAACTCCTTACGCCCAGCCGGGCTATCCACAACCTGGTTATCAGCAGCCGAACTTTCCGCCGCAGCCCGGTTATCCCAATCCACCGCAGGCGGCCTACTACGCTCAGCCGACTGCTGTCCCCGGGTATGGTCAGCCCAGTTATCCGCCGAACCCGTATGCTCCTCCTCCGCCGGCAGCAGTCCCTGCTTATCCGACCAATTATGCTCCGCAGGCCGTGCCCGTAGCTGCTCCCGTGCCAGCTTCGCCCCCGGACCTGCCGATGTCGGCCCGCGCGGTACCTGTGCCACCGGCGATGCCGACCCCGGTTCCCGTCCGACCTGTGCAGGCCGTTGCGGTTCAACCGGCCGCCGTTCAAGCGCCCGTGGCACCTCGTCCGGTGCAGCCGCAACCAGTTCCCGCGCGACCCGTGGCAGCAGCCACAACAGCGGCACCGGTTGCTCCCGCTGCCAATCGTCCGGTACCTGCTGCGAGCGCGGTGCGGCCCGTGCTGGCGCCGGTCAAACCGAAGGACGATAAGCCCAAGGTCGATAAAGACGCAGCCGCCGACAAGCCACCGGGTGATCCGACGGAAAAGGTCATCAAAGGTGCACCGCCGTGGATGATCAGTCTGGTGGTGCACATGGTCATGTTGATCATTCTCGCGCTGCTGGTGATTCCAATCCATTTTAAGAATCAGATCTTCATCGAGTCGGAACCGGTCTTTGCCGAGAAGCTTGGCGAGCAGATTATCGACGATCAGCTGCAATCGCCCGAGTCGCTGAACATGGAGATTGAGAATCCCGTCCTCTCGTTCGATACCAAGCCGGCAGACGATCCGCTTGCAGCTCCGCCGATTCTCGAGATGACCAGTGTCGATGCCACCGACTCGGTCGACGTCATTGAAGCACCGTCGATTGGCATGGCGCTGAATGGCCGTGAAGCCGGTTCAAAGAAGGCTCTGTTGGCGGCCTATGGTGGCAATGCAACCACCGAAGAATCGGTTCGCAAAGCGCTGATGTGGCTTAAGAAGAATCAAAAGCAAGACGGCAGTTGGAGCCTGGTGGGACCATTCAGTGATCCCGCTGGAGTTGAAAATCGAGTCTCGGCCACTGCCATGGCGCTGCTCGCCTTTCAAGGTGCGGGCAACACCCACAAGCAGGGCGATTTTAAGAAGGAAGTCGAGAACGGCTGGAAGGCTCTCAAGGCCATGCAAAACGCCGATGGCTACTTCGAGTGTGACGCTGCCCATCATCATCGGTTGTATGCCCAGGCTCAGGCCAGCATCGCTGCCTGCGAAATTTATGGCATGACGAAGGACGAACAGTTCAAGCCGGTCGCACAAAAGGCGATTGACTTTGCCATTCGCGCCCAAGCGCCCGAAGGTGGCTGGCGCTACGAACCGAAGATCGATTCCGATACGTCGGTCACGGGCTGGTATGTGATGGCGCTGCAAAGTGGCATGATGGCCGGCCTGGAAGTCCCCAGCCCGAATGTCGGTTTGATTAACGAATTTCTCGACCGGGTGCAGACCAATGGCGGCAGTCATTACATGTATAAGCCGGGCATGGAACAAACCCTCACCATGACGGCCGAAGGTTTGCTTTGCCGGCAATACTTGGGCTGGAAGCACGACGACCCGCGCATGATCGCCGGGCTCGATTACGTGGTGGCGAATAAGATCGACTACAACGATGCCAACGTCTATTACTGGTACTACGCCACGCAGGCCGCGCATCACATGGGTGGCTCGCATTGGAAGCAGTGGAATCAAGTGATGATTCAAACTGTTCCGAGCGCGCAAATTAAAACCGGCAACGAAACCGGCAGTTGGTCTCCTTCGGGCGATCGCTGGGGAAGTCACGGCGGCCGGCTGTATGTCACATGCCTTTCGACCTTCATGCTCGAAGCGTATTACCGCCACATGCCGCTCTATAAGCACAAGATCGAAACGCTGAAGTGA